DNA sequence from the Juglans microcarpa x Juglans regia isolate MS1-56 chromosome 5S, Jm3101_v1.0, whole genome shotgun sequence genome:
AACTTTTCTTACAGTGGGGAAATAGAAAGCGAGTCAGATGCGTGAGAGTCAAAGACCATGAAATATCTGCTAGACTAAATGGTGGAATACGGAGGAAAATCACATCTAGCTTTGCTTCTGAGAAGAAAAGCTTCCATCTTCAGCCCAATCGGCTCTCCAGGTTGGTAGGGTGCTGTTTGAATGCTgagaaagcaaaagaaaatactttGATTCCTTAACTGTGTAATATATGCACCCCCGCCTTTTCCCCCAGGAAATCGTCCCATCTCATCTAGCGAACAGGGCAGAAAGAATTACTTTCCCGGAACAAggaaatatttaataaaagggCGTATTTTTCGGATATTTGGTTGCAGGAGTACGGAGGGAAGTACGCTGCGGAAATCGGCGTTGCTGGAGAAGGAGAGGTATTATAGCACGAGAGGGTCAGTGATTGTGGAGGAAAATGGGAAGGTATCGGTGGATCTGAATAATAATGGGATTGGAGAAGAGAGAGGGTTGGCTTTGCCAAAGCTGTGTATCACTCTGTCGAGCAAAGAGAAAGAGGAGGATTTTATGGCTATGAAGGGTTGTAAGCCTCCACAGAGGCCTAAGAAGAGGGCCAAGATCATCCAAAGAAGTGTACTTGTaagtctttttgttttttcccataATCATGTATTagctgaaaggaaaaaaaaaaaatattatgagatttggtCTCATGTAACTCCCTGATTTGGGTTGAGTCTTATATGGTTCGTattggttttgattttgttttttgttttcctttttcggTCGAGTTGGTGGCAGTTGGTGAGTCCTGGGGCATGGCTGACTGATATGTGCCATGAGAGATATGAAgttagagagaagaagaattcTAAGAAGGTACTTGATTGGTCCTTGCTCGATacttgaatttatatattttccagcatatatttttggtatttgacgtgttttggtttttttcccttttcttttgggTATGCGATGCAGAGACCAAGAGGATTGAAGGCCATGGGGAGTATGGACAGCGATTCAGAATGAGAGATGCGTACGATGGATTTGCAGTCGCAGAGGCACTTTCCTTTGGAAATTTTTAGAAGCTCGCTTGGAGGTAACAGTGGCGTGTGGCTAACTTAAcagatgttttgttttttggtacCTTAAGGGTGGATGGAAGGCGTTTCTGTTGACACGAAAAATTCTGATCTATAGCTGAGAAATCactttgtatttttgtattttggtttCCATATTGATATATAGTCTTGGTCAGATCTCCTCTCTTCGCCCTGTTGGGTGAAAATAACACTTGCCAATTGAAATTTTTAAAGGATGAGTTTTTCTCTTCTGGAGTGTTGGAACAAGGAATTGAAATATTAAGATCAAACTGCGAGGAGCGAGGGCTATATAAGGCACGATGATGAGGAAAAGAGTCCCAACTTTGGCTTATTTATTTGTGGTTGGATACATTAATTTCACCTATTTGTGATGGGTACGTAAAAACCCATAATGCTCGGCCGATGATTCACTTGGGTAAGAATTCAAGAATGACGTTGAAGCCGATGCTATACTTGAGCTATATTTTTGCATGGAGCTTTAACGTCGGTACTGGCAAATTAGAACCTCGCTTTCTATGGTGAAATGTTGGCAAAGTTGAATTCTAAACCCTTCAGACGCATCCAATGCGTGATCGAGTCGAGAAACCAATTAAGACTGAAACTAACTAGTGTTGGGATTTATAAACGCTATCATATTGTCCTTTATGCATACACACACTCGACTGCGATTGGGCTTCTTCACATGCATGTTATTCCTCATACACTCTCACAAAAAGGACAGAACAAAAGAATGCTCTTTTGTTCGCATGTTTTTTACCCAGTTGCTTTGTCCCTTGTTTCCACAAGAACATGTTTTCCCTAGTTTTGAATTCGCCCGCGTCCACAGAGAAGGCAATTGTGATGTGCTGCACGGTGTCCAAAATAAGCTAAAAATGTATCTGATCAGATCAACCAGTTTGAGGCTTGGCAGCTCAAAGCATTTTTACATCCCTTGAGGGAATTAATTTGCGGAGAAGTTAAAATCCCTCTAATAACAAGGAAGCCATGTTTAATATTGGCACAACCTTTATAACGAATTATCTTTTGTTAGAGACAATATGCGTGTTCAATGCAAAATTTCTATACATGAAGGTATTATCGAAAGACATGTTCTGTTGATTTGTTAGCATTGCGTATACCGATAACTGCTGTGGAATTAACACCCTTGCAGTATTAACTCTTAgtaattacatataaaaatttCTGCACATCTAGGGAAAGGTATTCGAAGCTTGATTGATGGCGTTCCCTTGATGGCCTGCCTAAAAGAAGAGATAAGAAAATGTTCAAAACAGATTCATGAAATCTTAAtccaattattttatcattttctcgTAATTCTTTAAATAGTTTTGAGTGGCGGATCTTTTAATCACGTGTATGTCATGTcagtattttttatacattaattaaaattataatgctTTTTTGAACCGGAAATTAAAAAGGATAACATTAAATACAATGGgagaaggaggaaaaaaaaaatctggtgcAGGCCAGACCACGGCAGGCCCAATTCACTTaactaacataaaaaaaaaaggccaaccCAATCCTTCCTCCCCTCATGATTCATCCCTTACCTTGACAGAAACAGCAGACAACAGTGAAACTAGCCCTTCTCCTCACTTCCTCCGCACCATTCTCATCCTCATCCTCAgagcaaggagagagagagagagacccacaacaataaacaacacaacgtagaagaagagaaaaagtggGTGCCGTTGGAAAAGCAGaagcacaaaaacaaaacatgcattgATCAACAGTTACAACAACACATACCCAAAAATTATGCAGGCTCA
Encoded proteins:
- the LOC121268446 gene encoding uncharacterized protein LOC121268446 isoform X2: MVEYGGKSHLALLLRRKASIFSPIGSPGNRPISSSEQGRKNYFPGTRKYLIKGRIFRIFGCRSTEGSTLRKSALLEKERYYSTRGSVIVEENGKVSVDLNNNGIGEERGLALPKLCITLSSKEKEEDFMAMKGCKPPQRPKKRAKIIQRSVLLVSPGAWLTDMCHERYEVREKKNSKKRPRGLKAMGSMDSDSE
- the LOC121268446 gene encoding uncharacterized protein LOC121268446 isoform X1, with protein sequence METGERNQTTCKPLEPELFLQWGNRKRVRCVRVKDHEISARLNGGIRRKITSSFASEKKSFHLQPNRLSRSTEGSTLRKSALLEKERYYSTRGSVIVEENGKVSVDLNNNGIGEERGLALPKLCITLSSKEKEEDFMAMKGCKPPQRPKKRAKIIQRSVLLVSPGAWLTDMCHERYEVREKKNSKKRPRGLKAMGSMDSDSE